The proteins below come from a single Burkholderia contaminans genomic window:
- a CDS encoding ABC transporter ATP-binding protein: MKRPLFSMLRPFAVPLVAAVVLQALAGVASLVPWLALGWFADAWRATAQLDATARGWLVAAVVAGVCWLGGQTVALHLTHRVDADLADRLRRRLADHLQRLPLGWFARAGSDRIARHVDQDVRALHQLVAHAPADVTQLIVVPCAALACLLYLNPALLAFALVPLVAGAALFRWMRSARFAPAVASRNAALEQLMGDYAQLAQNPALVRQYPGAGIEAAALASTGRFEQAFSVWVGRVGGPGACTQVLLGTPFLLAWVVFGAMWLTSGRLPVGELCAFALLIWAVAAPVRALGHGADALREARAAAERLDALLAQPALPEPANGAAKVPRDASIEILGASVDIDGTPILRDIDAMIAAGTTTAIVGPSGAGKSTLLMLLARFMDPDHGTVRLGGADLRLLASDTLREQVAMVFQQAAALDVSIAANIALYRPDADRDAIRAAARAACLDERIDTLPGGYDCVCGRDARLSGGELQRLAIARALLSPAPLLLLDEPASALDPHTGLALRNALRGDRRTRVIVSHDLDAIRHADQILVMDRGRIVERGTHAALLAARGLYARLWRERGAAGGEAA; encoded by the coding sequence ATGAAGCGGCCGTTGTTTTCGATGTTGCGGCCGTTCGCGGTGCCGCTCGTGGCGGCGGTCGTGCTGCAGGCGCTGGCCGGTGTCGCCTCGCTCGTGCCTTGGCTCGCGCTCGGCTGGTTCGCCGACGCGTGGCGCGCGACGGCGCAGCTCGACGCGACCGCCCGCGGCTGGCTCGTCGCGGCCGTGGTGGCCGGCGTGTGCTGGCTGGGCGGCCAGACGGTCGCGCTGCATCTGACGCACCGGGTCGACGCCGATCTCGCCGATCGCCTGCGCAGGCGCCTCGCCGATCATCTGCAACGCTTGCCGCTCGGCTGGTTCGCGCGGGCGGGCAGCGATCGCATCGCGCGTCACGTCGACCAGGATGTGCGTGCGCTGCACCAGCTCGTCGCGCATGCGCCTGCCGATGTCACGCAACTCATCGTCGTGCCGTGCGCGGCGCTCGCGTGCCTGCTTTACCTGAATCCCGCGCTGCTTGCGTTTGCGCTCGTGCCGCTCGTCGCGGGCGCCGCGCTGTTTCGCTGGATGCGTTCGGCGCGGTTCGCGCCGGCCGTCGCGTCACGCAACGCGGCGCTTGAACAGCTGATGGGCGACTACGCGCAACTCGCGCAGAACCCGGCGCTCGTGCGGCAGTATCCGGGCGCCGGCATCGAGGCGGCCGCGCTGGCGTCGACCGGGCGCTTCGAACAGGCGTTTTCGGTGTGGGTCGGCCGCGTCGGCGGGCCCGGTGCGTGCACGCAGGTGCTGCTCGGCACGCCGTTCCTGCTCGCGTGGGTCGTGTTCGGCGCGATGTGGCTCACTTCAGGCCGCTTGCCCGTCGGTGAGCTGTGCGCGTTCGCACTTTTGATATGGGCCGTAGCGGCGCCGGTGCGTGCGCTCGGTCACGGTGCCGACGCATTGCGCGAAGCACGCGCTGCTGCCGAACGCCTCGACGCCTTGCTCGCGCAGCCGGCCTTGCCCGAGCCAGCCAATGGCGCCGCAAAGGTGCCGCGCGATGCGTCGATCGAGATACTGGGCGCGAGTGTCGACATCGACGGCACGCCGATCCTCCGCGATATCGATGCGATGATCGCGGCCGGCACGACCACCGCGATCGTCGGGCCGTCGGGCGCGGGCAAGAGCACGCTGCTGATGCTGCTCGCGCGCTTCATGGATCCGGACCACGGCACGGTGCGGCTCGGCGGCGCCGATCTTCGGCTGCTCGCGTCGGATACGCTGCGCGAGCAGGTGGCGATGGTGTTCCAGCAGGCCGCCGCGCTCGACGTGTCGATCGCCGCGAACATTGCGCTTTACCGGCCCGATGCCGATCGTGACGCGATTCGCGCAGCCGCACGCGCGGCCTGTCTCGACGAACGCATCGACACGCTACCGGGCGGCTACGACTGCGTGTGCGGTCGTGACGCGCGGCTGTCCGGCGGCGAACTGCAGCGGCTGGCGATTGCACGTGCGCTGCTGTCGCCCGCGCCGCTGCTGCTGCTCGACGAACCGGCCTCGGCGCTCGATCCTCACACCGGGCTTGCGTTGCGCAATGCGCTGCGCGGCGACAGGCGCACGCGAGTGATCGTCAGCCATGATCTCGACGCGATCCGGCATGCGGACCAGATTCTCGTGATGGATCGCGGCCGCATTGTCGAGCGCGGCACGCATGCGGCGCTGCTGGCCGCGCGCGGGCTGTATGCGCGGCTATGGCGCGAACGCGGTGCCGCAGGCGGGGAGGCCGCATGA